From the genome of Labedella gwakjiensis:
GTATCCGTTCACAAGATCCACGGCCGACGTCGCGCCCGTCGCATGGCCGGACACCGTCGCGTAGATGGTCGTGAAGATGGACAGACCGAGCGACCCGCCGATCTGCATCGACGCGTTCGCCGTGGCGCTCGCCGCGCCGGCGTCGTGCGGCTCGACGCCCGAGAGCGCCACGTTCTGGAGCGGGACGAACAGCAGCCCCATACCGATGCCGAGCACGACGAGTCCCGGCAGCACCTCGACGAGGTACGACCCGCCCGGAGTGATGCGGCTGAGCAGCAGGAGCCCGACGGCGCCCACGATCGGACCGGCGATCATGAGCGGGCGGGGGCCGATCCGTGGCAGCAGTCGCGTCGCGAACGGCGCGACGGCCGCAATGGCGACGGTGAGGGGCAGGGTCGCGAGACCCGCGATGAGCGGGGCGAAGCCGAGCACGATCTGCAGGTGGAACGTGAGGTAGAGGAGAGCGCCGATCATGACGCTGCCGGCCACGGCCTGCAGGAGGAAGGCGCCCCCGCGCACGCGGTGAGCCACGACCCGGAGGGGGAGTAGCGGCTGTGCGACGCGGGACTCGATCCACACGAACAGCACGAGGAACCCGACGCCGGCCGCGATGAAGCCGATCGTGTCGGCGCGCGCCCAGCCGTTCTCCGCGAGGGTGAAGCCGTAGACGAGGCTGCCGAGGCCCGCCACGACCGTGATCGTCCCGAGGACGTCGTAGCGGTTGTCGCCTTCCGCCTTGCTCTCCGTGAGGAGGAGGGAACCGGCGATGAGGCCGACGAGCACCACGGGTGCGTTCACCCAGAGGCACCAGCGCCAGTCGGCGAACTCGGTGAGCAGACCGCCGAGCACGAGACCGACAGCCGCGCCCGCTCCGGCCACCGAGCCGAAGACCGCGAACGCGGTGTTGCGGTCGCGACCGCCGGGGAAGGTCACCGTGAGGAGCGCGAGGGCTGCCGGTGCCATGAGCGCGGCGAACAGACCCTGCACGCCACGAGCGGCGATGAGGTCGAGGCCGCCCTGGGCGAATCCGCCCCACACGGACGCGAGGCCGAAGCCCACCATGCCCACGAGGTAGGTGCGCTTGCGCCCCCAGTAGTCGGCGATGCGGCCGCCGAGGAGGAGCAGCGCGCCGAACGCGAGGGCGTAGGCGGTGATGACCCACTGGCGCTCGGTGTCGCTGAGACCGAGGCTGATCTGCGCTTGGGGCAGCGCGATGTTCACGATCGTGCCGTCGAGCACCACGATGAGCTGCGTGAGCGACAGGATGACGAGGATCCACCAGCGGTGGATGGGGCGGGCGGCGCGGCCTGCCCGGGCGGAGACCGTGGGCGACGATCCGGTGGAGGGGTGTGCGGGCTGCGGAGGCGCGACGGACACGAGGGAACCTTTCGATGGGGCTGGACGGTGACGGGGTTTCCAGCCCGGATCGACGCGGCTTCCGCCGCGGGGTTCGACCACTCCGACTCGACGTCGGACTCCCCGATTCTACCCGATCCCCTGTCGCCGTGTAACCGTCGTCGCTCTCCCCCGCCCCTCCCCATACCCCAAAAAGATCGCGATACAGCGTGGAATTTCGTGCCGTATCGCGATCTTTTTGGGGTCTTGGGAGAGGGAGGAGGGGGGCAGGGTCAGGCGCGGATGTCGGGGACCTGGACCGGGGTGTACTCACCGTCGCGGAAGAGCACGCCGCCGCCCGCCGGGGTCTTGCCGAGCATGAACTTCGGGATCTGCGACGCGAACGCCTGCGTTCCCGTCATCGAGTTCGACGGCGACAGGACGATGCCGCGGCGCGCCTTCTTCGCCTCCACGTACGGCCCTCCGAAGATGCTCGACACCGCCTCGGTGGTCAGCGCCACGATGAACACGACGTCCCGCTTCGCGCCGATCAGCGCGTGTTCGAGGGGCGAATCGCGCAGTGTCTCCACGTCGTCGACGACGACCGTCAGCGGCTTTCCCCCGGCGCCGGCCACGAGCTCAGCAACAGCCTCTGGGCCAGCGGAGGTGTCGGACAGCACGGTCACGGAGTGCCCGGCAGCGACCTCGGTGAGGCTCGACGCCTTCGTCGCGACCACCGCGACGGGGACCGACGACCACGCCAGCTGGTGGACGATCGCGGCGAGCGTGGACGAGCGCCCCGTGCCGCGGTCTCCCACCACGACGAAGCCACCGTCGTCGGGCCAGTCGAGCGTGTAGCGGGAGAGCGTGTCGCCGCCCACACCCACGACGGGCAGCTCCGCCGCGCATCCCGCCGCCCGCGGCAGCGCGTACGCCGACGAGAGGGCGACGTACGACGGCAGCGGGTCGACGTGGAACGGCTGCGGCAGCTCCGCGAGCTCGGGGAACGCCGCGAAGTGCTCGGTCACGTGCGACACGATCGCGCGCAGCGTCGCCGTCTGCCCCTCGCCGGAGGAGTCGCGGCTGATGAGCGCGAGCTGCGCCTCCGTGCCGTTCGGGCCGAACAGGGCACGGCCCGGCGGCATGTTCGGCGGCACCTCGCGGATCATGATCCCGGCTGCGCGGTAGTCGTTCACGTCGCGCATGGGGAGCACATACTGCGTGTCGATGAAGCTCGACACCTTGTCGCCCGAGACGCTGCGGTCCGCCGACACGATCACACGGATACCCACGGCCGGACCCTCGCGCAGCACACGCATGAACTGCTCGCGGAACGCGATGAGCTCGTCGGCCGAGAGCGTCGAGGCGAGTCGTTCCCACCCGTCCACCACCACGAGGGCGAACGGCAGCGCCTCGGCCGGATCGACGATGCGCCGCTGCTCCACGATGTTGCCGACGCCCGAGCGCGAGAGGGTGTTCTGCCGGATGCCGAGCTCCTCCACGAGCCGGGCCATGAG
Proteins encoded in this window:
- a CDS encoding MFS transporter, with the protein product MSVAPPQPAHPSTGSSPTVSARAGRAARPIHRWWILVILSLTQLIVVLDGTIVNIALPQAQISLGLSDTERQWVITAYALAFGALLLLGGRIADYWGRKRTYLVGMVGFGLASVWGGFAQGGLDLIAARGVQGLFAALMAPAALALLTVTFPGGRDRNTAFAVFGSVAGAGAAVGLVLGGLLTEFADWRWCLWVNAPVVLVGLIAGSLLLTESKAEGDNRYDVLGTITVVAGLGSLVYGFTLAENGWARADTIGFIAAGVGFLVLFVWIESRVAQPLLPLRVVAHRVRGGAFLLQAVAGSVMIGALLYLTFHLQIVLGFAPLIAGLATLPLTVAIAAVAPFATRLLPRIGPRPLMIAGPIVGAVGLLLLSRITPGGSYLVEVLPGLVVLGIGMGLLFVPLQNVALSGVEPHDAGAASATANASMQIGGSLGLSIFTTIYATVSGHATGATSAVDLVNGYSAAFVAAAVGMVIAAVVAIVFIRGPKEQLLPSGDHAPIHAG